One segment of Leptidea sinapis chromosome 33, ilLepSina1.1, whole genome shotgun sequence DNA contains the following:
- the LOC126974746 gene encoding uncharacterized protein LOC126974746 yields the protein MKYLVVLAIFALAFAAEEKADDERPKTYRRLIPADVLRDFPGMCFASTRCATVEPGNSWDLAPFCGKSSCVISEDEPPRLLELVEDCGPLPIANPKCKLDTEKTNKTAPFPGCCPIFTCEAGVKLEYPELPTPPPEDEKKEDKKEA from the exons ATGAAATACTTAGTTGTTTTGGCTATTTTTGCTTTGGCTTTTGCCGCTGAAGAGAAAGCTGACGATGAGAGGCCGAAGACTTACAGGCGGTTAATTCCTGCTGATGTCCTCAGag ACTTCCCGggcatgtgtttcgcctctacccGCTGTGCCACAGTAGAACCTGGTAACTCCTGGGACCTCGCTCCGTTCTGCGGCAAGAGCAGCTGTGTCATCAGTGAAGACGAGCCCCCAAGGCTCCTAGAGCTGGTGGAAGATTGTGGACCACTCCCAATCGCTAACCCCAAGTGCAAGCTTGATACCG agaaaacaaacaaaactgcACCCTTCCCCGGCTGTTGTCCAATCTTCACCTGTGAGGCTGGAGTCAAGTTAGAGTACCCAGAACTCCCAACTCCACCACCAGAAGATGAGAAAAAGGAAGACAAGAAGGAAGcctaa